The genome window TTCCTATACATGATTGCTCTTTCTTGATAGTAGTGTCTAGAGCGCCACAGATTCATTGTGAGACCAATAGATCTAGGAATTCGCTTTGCGCCTAATCTGAGAGTATTCTATAAGCTATCTCTATACAGTCCTGCTTCGTCTTCGTAAAAACATCTTCTCCGAAAGCAGTCAAGAAAATAGCGAAAATGCCATCAGCAATTGCCTCACAGTCTCTCGTTACCCGCAATAGTTCTTCAACTTCCTCAATTTCTGAGTGATACTCATCTTCCGGTGCATATGATAGTAAATCAATAGGATCCCACCCATCAATTATCTCTTTTACGGACATTTTGGCTCTTCCTCCTATTTCCCAAAGAGTTGAGTGACCACCTTCTGCATATCAGAATCGAAGTATCCACTCCCGAATGCAGTAATCACTTGGCCTGCTCTGTTTACGACTACAGCGCCCTGTTGAGAAATATACAAGAATTTGTCACTAGTTTGTTGTAGCACTCTCCCGGTACTCATCCATGTCTGAACCATCTCTTGAGTCACTCCACGTTCAGCCATTCTTCTTAGTCCGTGTGCTGTTGTATTTGCCCAATCAACAGCAATTTCCGGATTACTTACTAGTTTACCGAGTTTATCAAATTGTGTTCCCAAAGCAACGCCTGAACCACCAGCAACACCAGCTCCTGCTAACCCAAGTCCGGTCATTACAGCACCAGTTGAAGCTGTAGCACTGCCAGCGACAACGTATGCCGCTGCAGCTCCGCCCGTAAGCCCAATAGCACCACCGATTGCAGCGCCTGCAGCAACGGATTGCCATGTCACTGAGCCTGTTTGTCTGTATGAGTATATTGCACCTACAACCCCGCCAACAAGCGCGCCAACCGCAGCGGTTACTAGCATGAATACATGACCATTGCTGTCAACGTAAGTGATGGGATTGTTTCCGCAGTACTGGTAGGGGTTCTGCGTGATGGGAGCAAGGAGATCGGGGGGGATAGTTGTCCTTGGTGAGAGGCAAGGTCGCCGCGGGCGTTGTACGAGGAGGCAAGGGCATGGTCGATGCCACAGAACACGAGAAGCGTGCCGACCATCAGTACCAGGAGAACCGACCGAACGCCCTTCTTCGTCACGCGCCTTCCCTTCGTTGTATTGTCACAGCAATGCCCACACAGACTCTAGATGGGACGGAAGGATTGTCAAGGAGAGACCGGTCCTGCTGCAGCGAGATCAGACGCCCGCTACACCATCCCCGCCCGTGCGAAGCTGAAGTAGTCCTGCCGGGCACGGCCCACGATGATGTGGTCCAGGACACGTACGCCGACGTACTTCAAGGCCTGAGTGATCTTGTTCGTGGTGTCGATGTCCTCCTTGGAGGGGTCACACTCTTATCTGGAGTGAGATTTGTTTCACGCAGCATAGTGCTGTAGACAGTGATGACGGAGCCTGCCCCGCGCGGAGGTCACCACAGAGCAGGCTCCAGTTGGCGCAACTACTTGTCCTGCTCTGGTTGGTTCAGGAGTCCACGGCGTGCGGCACGCCGGTCGAGGATGTAGCGGACCAGTCCCGGGAGGAGGGAAGCAAACAGTATCCAGGAAAGGGCGATCCGCAGGGTCACGAGATTCGGAAAACCTTGCCATATGAAGTCGGGATGGGGAGTGCCGAACTTCAGGAACAGATACAGGAGAAACGACATGACGAGGAAGAGCGCAAGCGGAGAGTAGAAACCCCGGCAACATAACGCTGACGAGCCGTTACTTCATAAGATTCAGGACTGTTTGCTCAAGTCTGAAGATGCCTTCTGGATAGCTGCCTCTATCTCTTTTGCCGTGCGGTAGAATCCTGGACACGCTTTGAAATCGTCTTCGTGTGGAGAGAACCGAGCAACAACCTCACCCAAAGCATCAAATACAGCTAATTCAGAATGAGTCAATTCGTCGTAGGGGATGTCCGGATAGAAAACATCTTGATAGGCTTCGCAAAATGTTGGGATATCATATTCCCCTCGTTTGAATGCCTCTAATAGATAGTATAGCTGCTCTCTCTTTGTCATTGTATCTCCCTTACTTCTTCCCATTTCTCCTGC of Coprothermobacter sp. contains these proteins:
- a CDS encoding DUF1871 domain-containing protein, with product MSVKEIIDGWDPIDLLSYAPEDEYHSEIEEVEELLRVTRDCEAIADGIFAIFLTAFGEDVFTKTKQDCIEIAYRILSD